In the Synechococcus sp. Nb3U1 genome, one interval contains:
- the tmk gene encoding dTMP kinase, whose amino-acid sequence MRSGVFITLEGGEGAGKTTQQALLAERLQQEGYACLCTREPGGTALGQELRALLLHGDPISPLAELLLYAADRAEHVQTRIRPALAAGQVVICDRFTDSTLAYQGYGRGLDLDLIRQLNQLATGNLQPHLTLWLDLPLQVGLERARSRQTAHLSGAKKFSPVDRMEQAQWPFHQRLYQGFQELAATEPQRIVRIDAQGSPEEVARRIWAVVKSRLG is encoded by the coding sequence ATGCGGTCTGGTGTGTTCATCACCCTAGAGGGGGGAGAAGGAGCAGGCAAAACCACGCAACAAGCTCTCTTGGCAGAGCGGCTGCAGCAGGAGGGATATGCCTGTTTGTGTACCCGTGAGCCGGGAGGTACTGCTCTAGGTCAAGAACTGCGGGCTCTACTGCTGCATGGGGATCCGATCTCACCGTTGGCGGAGTTGCTCCTGTATGCGGCAGATCGAGCGGAGCATGTGCAAACCCGTATTCGTCCGGCTTTGGCGGCAGGGCAGGTGGTGATTTGTGACCGCTTCACCGACTCGACACTGGCCTATCAGGGCTATGGGCGCGGCCTCGATTTGGATCTGATTCGGCAGTTGAACCAACTGGCTACCGGCAACTTGCAGCCTCACCTCACTCTCTGGCTGGATTTACCCCTGCAGGTGGGTTTAGAGCGGGCCCGTTCCCGACAGACCGCTCATCTCAGCGGGGCGAAGAAGTTCAGCCCTGTTGACCGCATGGAGCAAGCCCAATGGCCTTTCCACCAACGGCTGTACCAGGGTTTTCAAGAGCTAGCAGCCACAGAACCGCAGCGGATAGTACGCATTGATGCCCAGGGATCCCCTGAAGAGGTGGCCCGGCGCATTTGGGCGGTGGTCAAAAGCCGCTTGGGTTGA